A window of Candidatus Polarisedimenticolaceae bacterium contains these coding sequences:
- the sucB gene encoding 2-oxoglutarate dehydrogenase, E2 component, dihydrolipoamide succinyltransferase — protein sequence MRVDVVMPQMGESIAEGTITRWIKKVGDSVQRDEPLFEISTDKVDAEIPSPAAGVLVEIKNQEGETVPVNQAVAVLETDATAAASAPAPAAVAAAAAPAPKEEPKPAPAAAPAPVAASTPAAPAGEGSFVSPVVRKIAAEAGIDPSIVPGTGAGGRVTKKDILDYLAKGGPKAAPAAKPAPAASAAPAVSFAPGARVERQPMSAMRKKIAEHMIESRRTSAHVHSVYEVDMTRVVKLREKFRGIYESQHGTRLTMTPFFVKAVCHALRAWPVINASIEGDEIVYKKDLNIGIAVALDWGLIVPVIRNADDLSMAGLCKRVNDLAERARTKKLNPDEVQGGTFTITNPGPYGNLFGLPIISQPQVAILGTGGIEKRPVVIDDAIAIRSMMYMAMSYDHRLVDGAVADQFLAMVKKYLQEFDEAQL from the coding sequence ATGCGCGTCGACGTCGTGATGCCCCAGATGGGCGAGTCCATCGCCGAGGGCACGATCACCCGCTGGATCAAGAAGGTCGGCGACTCCGTCCAGAGGGACGAGCCGCTGTTCGAGATCTCGACCGACAAGGTCGACGCGGAGATCCCCTCCCCCGCGGCCGGCGTGCTCGTCGAGATCAAGAACCAGGAAGGGGAGACGGTCCCCGTGAACCAGGCCGTCGCCGTTCTCGAGACCGACGCGACGGCGGCGGCGAGCGCTCCCGCGCCGGCCGCGGTCGCGGCCGCGGCCGCCCCCGCACCGAAGGAAGAGCCGAAGCCGGCCCCCGCGGCGGCTCCCGCACCGGTCGCCGCCTCGACGCCGGCCGCCCCGGCGGGCGAGGGATCGTTCGTCTCACCCGTCGTCCGCAAGATCGCCGCCGAGGCGGGGATCGACCCGTCGATCGTCCCGGGAACGGGCGCCGGCGGCCGCGTCACCAAGAAGGACATCCTCGACTACCTCGCGAAGGGCGGGCCGAAGGCGGCCCCCGCGGCGAAGCCCGCTCCGGCGGCGTCTGCCGCTCCTGCGGTGAGCTTCGCCCCCGGCGCGCGCGTCGAGCGCCAGCCGATGTCGGCGATGCGCAAGAAGATCGCCGAGCACATGATCGAGTCGCGCCGGACCTCGGCCCACGTGCACTCCGTGTACGAGGTCGACATGACGCGCGTGGTGAAGCTGCGCGAGAAGTTCCGGGGGATCTACGAGTCCCAGCACGGCACGCGCCTGACCATGACCCCGTTCTTCGTGAAGGCGGTCTGCCACGCCCTTCGCGCGTGGCCGGTGATCAACGCCTCGATCGAAGGGGACGAGATCGTCTACAAGAAGGACCTGAACATCGGGATCGCCGTCGCGCTGGACTGGGGGCTGATCGTCCCGGTCATCCGCAACGCCGACGACCTGTCGATGGCGGGGCTGTGCAAGCGGGTCAACGATCTCGCCGAGCGCGCCCGCACGAAGAAGCTCAACCCCGACGAGGTCCAGGGGGGGACGTTCACGATCACGAACCCCGGACCGTACGGGAACCTCTTCGGCCTTCCCATCATCAGCCAGCCGCAGGTCGCGATCCTCGGCACGGGCGGGATCGAGAAGCGCCCGGTCGTGATCGACGACGCCATCGCCATCCGCTCGATGATGTACATGGCGATGAGCTACGACCACCGCCTCGTCGATGGCGCCGTCGCCGACCAGTTCCTCGCGATGGTCAAGAAGTACCTGCAGGAGTTCGACGAAGCCCAGCTGTGA
- the lipB gene encoding lipoyl(octanoyl) transferase LipB, whose product MRLPPLIVRWLGRVPYRDAAGLQERLVEAIRAGRSPDHLLLLEHEPVVTLGRSSHAGNLLLSPTELAARGIEVHESGRGGDVTFHGPGQLVGYPVIGIREDRRDLHRYLRDLEEALIRTAASFGIEATRSPGRTGIWVGDEKLAAIGVRVSTGWIAWHGFALNVGSDLAGFETIVPCGIADKGVTSIARLTGSSPDLREVAASAARHVADVLGFEPFASGVTGEGLAIPPPSPLSSPPRRAP is encoded by the coding sequence GTGAGGCTTCCCCCGCTGATCGTGCGATGGCTCGGCCGCGTCCCCTACCGGGACGCGGCCGGCCTTCAGGAGCGCCTCGTCGAGGCGATCCGCGCCGGAAGGTCCCCCGATCACCTGCTGCTCCTCGAGCACGAGCCGGTCGTCACCCTCGGCCGGTCGTCCCACGCCGGGAACCTCCTCCTCTCCCCCACCGAGCTCGCCGCGCGCGGCATCGAGGTCCACGAGTCCGGTCGCGGCGGCGATGTCACCTTCCACGGCCCGGGCCAGCTCGTCGGGTATCCCGTGATCGGGATCCGGGAGGACCGTCGCGATCTCCACCGCTACCTTCGCGACCTCGAGGAGGCGCTGATCCGAACCGCCGCCTCCTTCGGGATCGAGGCGACGCGTTCGCCCGGCCGGACGGGGATCTGGGTGGGGGACGAGAAACTCGCCGCGATCGGTGTGCGGGTCTCGACGGGATGGATCGCCTGGCACGGGTTCGCCCTGAACGTCGGCTCCGACCTCGCGGGATTCGAGACGATCGTGCCGTGCGGGATCGCGGACAAGGGGGTCACCTCGATCGCGCGCCTGACCGGGAGTTCTCCCGACCTTCGCGAGGTCGCCGCGAGCGCCGCCCGGCACGTTGCGGACGTGCTGGGGTTCGAGCCGTTCGCCTCGGGGGTCACGGGGGAGGGATTGGCGATTCCCCCGCCCTCCCCGTTATCCTCCCCGCCCCGGAGGGCCCCGTGA
- the lipA gene encoding lipoyl synthase — protein MSEPRPKRPEWLKIQLRTDEKFRELRGMVDELRLNTVCVEARCPNIYECWNAGTATFMILGDTCTRFCGFCNVNSGKPVAGTDRGEPVRVAHAVARLKLKHAVITSVDRDDLPDGGADHFRQVIEAIRAKLPTCAVEVLTPDFKNKDGALDVVLSARPEVFAHNVETVPRLYKTARKGSSYRGSLGVLEAAAKRRDADLAGMRVKSSIMVGLGERDEEVLETLRDLRAAGVDVATIGQYLRPTHKHLPVDRFVTPEQFAAFRDAGMGMGFLHVESGPLVRSSYHAERHRPDPSPSGLRVLA, from the coding sequence GTGAGCGAGCCGCGACCCAAGCGCCCGGAGTGGCTGAAGATCCAGCTCCGCACCGACGAGAAGTTCCGCGAGCTGCGCGGGATGGTCGACGAGCTGCGCCTCAACACCGTCTGCGTCGAGGCGCGTTGCCCGAACATCTACGAGTGCTGGAACGCCGGCACGGCGACCTTCATGATCCTCGGCGACACCTGCACGCGCTTTTGCGGCTTCTGCAACGTGAACAGCGGGAAACCGGTCGCGGGGACCGATCGCGGGGAGCCGGTGCGCGTCGCCCATGCGGTCGCCCGCCTGAAGCTCAAGCACGCCGTGATCACGAGCGTCGACCGCGACGACCTTCCCGACGGCGGCGCCGACCACTTCCGGCAGGTGATCGAGGCGATCCGCGCGAAGCTCCCCACCTGCGCCGTCGAGGTCCTCACTCCCGACTTCAAGAACAAGGACGGCGCGCTCGACGTCGTCCTCTCCGCCCGCCCCGAGGTCTTCGCCCACAACGTCGAGACCGTCCCGCGCCTGTACAAGACCGCGCGCAAGGGATCGAGCTACCGCGGCTCGCTCGGTGTGCTCGAGGCGGCCGCGAAACGCCGCGACGCCGACCTCGCGGGGATGCGGGTGAAGTCGTCGATCATGGTGGGGCTCGGCGAGCGCGACGAGGAGGTCCTCGAGACGCTGCGCGACCTGCGCGCCGCGGGGGTGGACGTCGCGACGATCGGGCAGTACCTCCGCCCGACGCACAAACACCTCCCCGTCGACCGCTTCGTCACCCCCGAGCAGTTCGCGGCCTTTCGCGACGCGGGGATGGGGATGGGATTCCTGCACGTGGAGTCGGGACCGCTCGTGCGCTCGTCCTACCACGCCGAGCGGCACCGCCCCGATCCGTCGCCGTCAGGGCTTCGCGTCCTGGCCTGA
- a CDS encoding TlpA disulfide reductase family protein: MLILLNVAVVLLALPARAQGLALAPGDPVPELQGAMNDAPLHTVAWSGAKLTLVHFWSTGCVPCRIDIPAIQTLWRERRKDGFRVVGVVFEQSRQDPVAAFLKELGADYPVLYPTTATLRAWKEVTLLPTTFLVGKDGRVLRRYVGADPVTVEGMRADVVAVLEGKPMPPQVMPGPESGQDAKP, translated from the coding sequence ATCCTCATCCTCCTCAACGTCGCGGTCGTTCTCCTCGCGCTCCCCGCGCGCGCGCAGGGGCTCGCCCTCGCCCCCGGAGATCCGGTCCCCGAGCTTCAGGGAGCGATGAACGACGCGCCGCTCCACACCGTCGCGTGGAGCGGGGCGAAGCTCACCCTGGTCCACTTCTGGTCGACCGGGTGCGTCCCGTGCAGGATCGACATCCCGGCGATCCAGACCCTCTGGCGCGAGCGCCGCAAGGACGGGTTCCGCGTCGTCGGCGTCGTCTTCGAGCAGTCCCGGCAAGACCCCGTCGCGGCGTTCCTGAAAGAGCTCGGCGCCGACTACCCGGTGCTGTACCCCACGACCGCGACCCTGCGCGCGTGGAAGGAAGTCACGCTCCTCCCGACGACGTTTCTCGTGGGGAAGGACGGCCGCGTCCTCCGTCGCTACGTCGGCGCCGACCCCGTCACGGTCGAGGGGATGAGAGCCGACGTCGTCGCGGTGCTCGAGGGGAAACCGATGCCGCCTCAGGTGATGCCGGGGCCGGAGTCAGGCCAGGACGCGAAGCCCTGA
- a CDS encoding YraN family protein — translation MIDPRHALGLEGEEAAARHLEATGMRVIERRWRCRAGEIDLVAEDGEVLVFVEVKARGGDGFGTPAEAVTAGKRRRLATLATWYLVERDAQDRPCRFDVVEVVAHGSGAEIRHLPDAFRPGWDDRGRRRSC, via the coding sequence TTGATCGATCCCCGGCACGCGCTGGGTCTCGAGGGGGAGGAGGCGGCCGCCCGACACCTCGAGGCGACGGGGATGCGCGTGATCGAGCGCCGCTGGCGCTGCCGGGCGGGGGAGATCGACCTCGTCGCGGAGGACGGCGAGGTCCTCGTCTTCGTCGAGGTGAAGGCACGGGGAGGAGACGGATTCGGGACCCCGGCCGAAGCGGTCACCGCCGGAAAGCGACGCCGTCTCGCGACCCTGGCGACGTGGTACCTCGTCGAGCGGGACGCGCAGGACCGCCCCTGCCGATTCGACGTCGTCGAGGTCGTGGCGCATGGTTCCGGGGCCGAGATCCGTCACCTTCCGGACGCCTTCCGCCCCGGTTGGGACGACCGGGGCCGGAGGAGGTCCTGTTGA